One genomic window of Ruminococcus gauvreauii includes the following:
- a CDS encoding DUF3788 domain-containing protein, giving the protein MLDKMPNMDDMTALIGQSLYDVWQKLCAAIDEKYDMDRIWNSGGKAWTYEYKYRRGGKTLCALYARENCIGFMVILGKDEREKFEAGRSEYSESVQKVYDDSKTYHDGKWLMFEPVDTSMFGDFMQLLAVKRRPNRQ; this is encoded by the coding sequence ATGCTTGATAAAATGCCAAATATGGATGATATGACCGCTTTAATTGGGCAGTCTTTATATGACGTGTGGCAAAAGCTATGCGCTGCGATTGATGAAAAGTACGATATGGACCGCATTTGGAACAGCGGCGGCAAGGCATGGACCTATGAATACAAATACCGCAGAGGCGGAAAAACACTCTGCGCCCTATACGCAAGGGAGAACTGCATTGGTTTTATGGTAATACTGGGAAAGGACGAGCGGGAAAAATTTGAAGCCGGCCGAAGTGAGTATTCGGAAAGCGTCCAGAAGGTTTACGATGACTCAAAAACCTATCACGATGGGAAATGGCTGATGTTTGAGCCTGTTGACACATCTATGTTTGGAGATTTCATGCAGCTGTTGGCTGTTAAGAGAAGACCGAACAGGCAATAG
- a CDS encoding nitroreductase family protein, with product MISAIYERRSTRKFLARNISKSDMTDIIQSGMKAPSSKNRQPWKYIVVQGDAKEEMLRVFRQGIAREENECALLPQSKRYISAAKHTVDVMEAAPTIVFVVNSLGKNEMGEMTPEEHVYEICNIQSIGASVQNMLLAATEKGIGSLWICDIYFAYSELCEWLNSEGQLIAAIAFGYPDEFPEERPHKRIEDIVEWRS from the coding sequence ATGATATCTGCAATTTACGAAAGGCGGAGCACAAGAAAATTTTTAGCAAGGAACATATCAAAAAGTGATATGACAGATATTATCCAAAGCGGAATGAAAGCGCCTTCGTCTAAAAACAGACAGCCCTGGAAGTACATTGTGGTACAGGGAGATGCGAAAGAAGAAATGTTAAGGGTTTTCCGTCAGGGAATTGCAAGGGAAGAAAACGAATGTGCGTTGCTGCCTCAGAGTAAACGCTATATTTCCGCGGCGAAACATACTGTTGATGTAATGGAAGCAGCACCGACAATCGTTTTCGTTGTTAATTCATTGGGAAAAAATGAAATGGGGGAAATGACGCCGGAAGAACATGTTTATGAGATTTGCAATATACAGTCCATAGGCGCCTCTGTTCAAAATATGCTTCTTGCCGCTACGGAAAAAGGAATAGGCAGCCTTTGGATATGTGATATCTATTTCGCATATTCGGAATTATGTGAATGGCTGAATAGCGAAGGACAACTTATTGCCGCTATTGCATTTGGTTATCCGGACGAATTCCCAGAAGAAAGACCACACAAAAGAATAGAAGATATTGTTGAGTGGAGAAGTTAA
- a CDS encoding pyridoxamine 5'-phosphate oxidase family protein has protein sequence MSEKFPQEAKKIMDERFGHDTLLSLATTDQDIPYVRTVNAYYEDGCFYIITYAASNKMKQIGNNPIVAVAGEWFTAHGKGINLGWFCKKENHEMAQKLRKAFSEWIDNGHNNFDDENTIILCVQLTEGILFSHGTRYDIDFSDN, from the coding sequence ATGAGTGAAAAATTCCCGCAGGAAGCGAAAAAGATAATGGATGAAAGATTTGGGCACGATACCTTACTGTCTCTTGCCACTACGGATCAAGACATCCCGTATGTGAGAACGGTAAATGCTTATTATGAGGATGGATGTTTTTATATCATCACCTACGCTGCCTCCAACAAGATGAAGCAGATAGGTAATAATCCCATAGTAGCGGTGGCCGGCGAATGGTTCACTGCGCATGGCAAAGGGATAAACCTCGGGTGGTTCTGCAAAAAGGAAAATCATGAAATGGCCCAAAAGCTGAGAAAGGCATTCAGCGAATGGATTGATAACGGGCACAACAACTTTGACGATGAAAATACGATCATCTTATGTGTTCAATTAACAGAAGGGATTCTATTCTCTCATGGCACGAGGTATGACATAGATTTCTCTGATAACTGA
- a CDS encoding MBL fold metallo-hydrolase, with product MKLKIVGSSGMSIIPSSFCKCKICQEAREKGGRYERLGPSLYIDDIKMLIDTPEEIAVACNRQKISEVKRLSISHSDPDHVKGMRIVEKIGYDFIQEKCIPIGFYALPEVIEDINRMNGDCLKYYGDILRCICVNGTSHIEIDNIDIDLINNNPDRNITFYVIREGAKKVIYACCNPKPFAHNDLYFDADVLIISLVSDDGILGDGTELKDAPFKDEIFTLGEVIELKKYYRIKRIIVTHIDEIWGKSYGYYSELEKKLDHIFFAYDGMEIIV from the coding sequence TTGAAGTTAAAAATCGTTGGAAGCAGCGGCATGTCAATCATTCCGAGTTCCTTCTGCAAATGTAAGATATGTCAGGAAGCCAGGGAAAAGGGCGGAAGGTATGAACGGTTAGGCCCAAGCTTGTATATTGATGATATAAAAATGCTTATAGATACACCGGAAGAAATCGCGGTAGCCTGCAACAGACAAAAAATATCCGAGGTAAAGCGCCTTTCGATTTCTCACAGTGATCCGGACCATGTCAAAGGGATGAGGATTGTTGAGAAAATAGGCTATGATTTCATTCAGGAGAAATGTATTCCTATTGGATTTTACGCCCTGCCGGAAGTGATAGAAGATATAAACCGGATGAACGGCGACTGCCTGAAATATTATGGGGATATTCTTCGGTGTATCTGCGTCAATGGGACATCGCACATAGAAATAGACAACATTGATATAGACCTGATCAATAATAATCCGGACAGGAATATCACCTTTTATGTTATAAGAGAGGGTGCGAAAAAGGTTATCTATGCCTGCTGCAATCCGAAACCCTTTGCGCATAATGACTTATATTTTGACGCAGATGTTTTGATTATCAGTTTGGTATCTGATGACGGCATATTAGGCGACGGGACAGAGCTGAAGGATGCACCGTTTAAAGATGAGATTTTCACCTTAGGCGAGGTGATAGAGCTGAAAAAATATTACAGGATCAAGAGGATTATCGTTACTCATATTGATGAAATATGGGGAAAATCATATGGCTATTACAGCGAACTGGAGAAGAAACTTGATCATATTTTCTTTGCCTATGATGGCATGGAAATTATTGTGTGA
- a CDS encoding sugar O-acetyltransferase codes for MTELEKCMAGELYNCHDEIFLQYKKQAKELLDIYNRLTYDQKEEKKGILHKLFGGIGTNVSVGAPFLCDYGCNIITGSNVSINMNCSFIDCNQIKIGNNVMIASNVQIYTATHPVELAERLTPDWTPESGKHFCQVYALPVEIGDGCWIGGGVIILPGIKIGAGSVIGAGSVVTRDIPPNCVAAGNPCRVIRRINEESEHD; via the coding sequence GTGACGGAGTTAGAAAAATGTATGGCCGGCGAATTATATAATTGCCATGATGAAATTTTTCTGCAATATAAGAAACAGGCAAAAGAGCTGCTTGACATCTATAACAGACTGACCTATGACCAGAAAGAAGAGAAGAAAGGGATTTTACATAAGCTGTTCGGCGGGATTGGAACAAACGTGTCGGTAGGGGCGCCATTCCTGTGTGATTATGGGTGTAATATTATTACCGGCAGCAATGTGTCGATCAATATGAACTGCTCCTTTATCGACTGCAATCAGATAAAAATCGGAAATAACGTTATGATTGCTTCCAACGTGCAGATTTATACGGCAACGCATCCCGTGGAACTGGCAGAACGCCTGACACCAGACTGGACCCCGGAGAGCGGAAAGCACTTCTGCCAGGTATATGCGCTGCCGGTTGAAATCGGGGACGGATGCTGGATCGGCGGTGGCGTCATCATACTTCCCGGGATTAAAATCGGGGCTGGCAGTGTGATTGGAGCAGGAAGCGTTGTTACCCGAGATATCCCGCCAAATTGCGTGGCGGCCGGAAATCCATGCAGAGTGATACGCAGAATTAACGAGGAATCAGAGCATGATTAA
- a CDS encoding HAD family hydrolase: MIKLVAFDLDGTIGDTIPMCIKAFRQAVSPYAGHLLTDREIIETFGLNEIGMIKSIVPENWEQALRDFYSLYEKLHYECSQPYEGIRELIAALRAKGLILALITGKGERSCRITLNEFGMEHDFDEILTGSESENVKAQSLRMLLKKYDLLPAQCVYIGDAVSDVSEAGKAGVVCLSALWGTTAKAEELKSINADYIFETVGELKNHLMKNTNQKPEEAPIP, translated from the coding sequence ATGATTAAATTGGTGGCATTTGACTTGGATGGGACAATCGGAGATACGATACCAATGTGTATAAAGGCGTTCAGACAGGCAGTATCCCCTTATGCAGGGCATTTGCTGACAGACAGGGAGATTATTGAAACCTTTGGATTGAACGAAATCGGAATGATAAAATCCATCGTTCCGGAGAATTGGGAGCAGGCGTTACGTGATTTCTATTCTCTATATGAGAAACTGCATTATGAGTGCTCCCAGCCTTATGAGGGCATCCGGGAGTTGATTGCTGCTCTGCGGGCAAAGGGACTTATCCTGGCGCTGATAACGGGAAAGGGCGAAAGAAGCTGCCGGATTACTTTGAATGAGTTTGGGATGGAACATGATTTTGATGAAATCCTGACGGGCAGCGAAAGTGAAAATGTTAAGGCGCAGTCATTGAGGATGCTGCTAAAGAAATATGATTTGCTTCCTGCACAATGTGTGTATATAGGGGATGCGGTATCAGATGTGTCAGAGGCAGGAAAAGCCGGAGTCGTATGCTTGTCTGCTTTGTGGGGAACAACTGCAAAGGCAGAAGAATTGAAAAGCATCAATGCCGATTATATCTTTGAAACGGTAGGAGAATTAAAAAATCACTTGATGAAAAATACAAACCAGAAACCGGAGGAGGCGCCAATACCATGA
- a CDS encoding DUF3795 domain-containing protein: MKGFNRQNQLFSLCGLNCGLCPMFLNKYCPGCGGGEGNQSCKIARCSMEHNGVEYCFQCDEYPCPKYEHIDDYDSFITHGNRKADMKKAHQIGMEAYNAEQEEKARILDILLAGYNDGRKKTLFCVAVNLLDLQDLQAVLRQIENRADLDTLTLKEKSAFAAGLLQEAAAKNKIELKLRKKK, encoded by the coding sequence ATGAAAGGATTTAACCGACAAAATCAATTATTTTCCCTTTGCGGATTGAATTGTGGGCTTTGCCCCATGTTTTTGAATAAATATTGCCCAGGCTGCGGGGGCGGCGAGGGAAATCAGTCTTGCAAAATTGCAAGATGCAGCATGGAGCATAATGGTGTGGAATACTGCTTTCAGTGCGATGAATACCCTTGTCCAAAATATGAGCATATTGACGACTATGATTCTTTTATAACGCATGGAAACCGAAAAGCTGATATGAAAAAGGCCCATCAGATCGGAATGGAAGCCTATAACGCGGAGCAGGAAGAAAAGGCACGTATCCTGGACATTCTACTTGCCGGCTACAATGACGGGAGGAAAAAGACGCTATTCTGTGTGGCAGTCAATCTGCTGGATCTGCAAGACCTGCAGGCGGTACTCAGGCAAATTGAGAACAGAGCGGATTTGGATACACTGACGCTCAAGGAAAAAAGCGCTTTTGCCGCAGGACTGCTTCAGGAAGCGGCGGCAAAGAACAAAATTGAGTTGAAGTTGCGAAAGAAAAAGTGA
- a CDS encoding MBL fold metallo-hydrolase, with translation MDKWFTIDQIDEGTYIISEYRHWEETHCYLLNGSSRSLLIDTGLGICNIYDEVMKLTNKPVTAVATHIHWDHIGGHKYFPDFYAHAEELSWLNGEFPLTIETIREMVADRCDLPDGYDTGTYEFFQGTPTKVLEDGENIELGGRNIQVLHTPGHAPGHMCFWESDRGYLFTGDLVYKDTLFAYYPSTDPDAYLASLEKISELPVKKVFPAHHSLDIQPEILSRMRNAFRQLREDGKLHHGSGTFDYGDWAVWL, from the coding sequence ATGGATAAATGGTTCACGATTGATCAGATTGATGAAGGTACATATATTATCAGCGAATACCGGCATTGGGAGGAGACGCATTGCTATCTGTTAAATGGCTCCAGCCGCAGCTTATTGATTGATACGGGTCTGGGAATCTGCAATATTTATGATGAAGTAATGAAGCTGACAAATAAGCCTGTTACGGCCGTTGCCACCCATATTCATTGGGATCATATTGGCGGCCATAAATATTTTCCGGACTTTTATGCCCATGCGGAAGAATTGAGCTGGCTGAACGGTGAGTTTCCGCTGACAATAGAAACAATCAGAGAGATGGTGGCAGACCGCTGCGATTTACCAGACGGTTACGATACAGGCACTTATGAGTTTTTCCAGGGGACGCCAACAAAGGTACTGGAGGATGGAGAGAACATAGAATTAGGTGGACGGAATATACAGGTATTGCATACCCCGGGCCATGCTCCGGGGCATATGTGTTTCTGGGAATCAGACAGAGGTTATCTGTTTACCGGAGACTTGGTTTACAAGGACACTTTATTTGCCTATTATCCGTCAACAGACCCGGACGCATACCTTGCTTCTCTTGAAAAGATTTCGGAGCTTCCAGTCAAAAAGGTTTTTCCTGCGCATCATAGTTTGGATATTCAGCCGGAGATTTTAAGCAGAATGAGAAATGCGTTCAGGCAGTTACGGGAAGATGGTAAATTACATCACGGCAGCGGTACATTTGACTATGGAGATTGGGCAGTATGGTTATAA
- a CDS encoding VOC family protein: protein MKYVCTVISVADISAARKFYEELFGLEVYQDYGKNIAFACGLALQQDFDWLVNIPKEKVLKKSNNAEVVFEEQDFDGFLNKLKEYPEIEYLGEVIEHSWGQRVIRFYDLDEHLIEVGEDMKMVIKRFLDSGMTMEEVSVRMDVSVDDLTKLLNS, encoded by the coding sequence ATGAAGTATGTATGTACAGTTATATCGGTAGCGGATATCAGCGCCGCAAGAAAGTTTTACGAGGAACTGTTCGGGCTAGAGGTCTATCAGGATTACGGAAAGAATATCGCTTTTGCCTGCGGTCTGGCATTACAGCAGGATTTTGACTGGCTGGTAAATATACCAAAGGAAAAAGTATTGAAGAAATCCAATAATGCAGAAGTGGTTTTTGAGGAGCAGGATTTCGATGGCTTCCTGAATAAGCTGAAAGAATACCCGGAGATTGAGTATCTGGGAGAAGTTATCGAACATAGCTGGGGGCAACGTGTAATCCGGTTCTACGATCTGGACGAACATCTCATAGAGGTTGGAGAGGATATGAAAATGGTGATAAAGCGTTTTCTGGATTCTGGCATGACGATGGAGGAAGTTTCTGTGAGAATGGACGTTTCCGTTGATGACTTAACAAAACTTCTGAATAGTTAA
- a CDS encoding ester cyclase produces the protein MKNKDIVKYFYEVIISDNLLDEISKYISGDCVQRIGEKEMFIGIDGMKEHLLALKKTYPDYTMKIIRQYEVDDYVISEFIMKGTHKGEFLGITPTNKVLEITGVDIDKVIDGKIVEHGGATNTFETFFEHHLIQSV, from the coding sequence ATGAAAAATAAGGATATTGTAAAATATTTCTATGAAGTTATTATTTCGGATAATTTACTTGATGAAATCTCTAAATATATATCGGGGGATTGCGTTCAAAGGATTGGAGAAAAAGAAATGTTCATAGGAATAGACGGAATGAAAGAACACCTATTAGCATTGAAAAAAACTTATCCTGATTACACTATGAAAATTATCCGTCAATATGAAGTAGATGATTATGTTATTTCAGAATTTATTATGAAAGGCACTCATAAGGGAGAATTTCTCGGAATAACACCCACAAATAAGGTTTTGGAAATTACAGGGGTGGATATTGATAAAGTTATAGATGGAAAAATTGTAGAACATGGCGGTGCTACAAATACCTTTGAAACTTTTTTTGAACACCACTTAATTCAATCTGTATAA
- a CDS encoding DUF3795 domain-containing protein: protein MKGFNRQNQLFSLCGLNCGLCPMYLSKHCPGCGGGEGNQSCKIAGCSMEHDGVEYCFQCGEYPCSKYEHIDDYDSFITHGNQKADMKKAHQIGMEAYNAEQEEKARILDILLAGYNDGRKKTLFCVAVNLLDLQDLQAVLRQIEDRADLETLTLKEKSAFAAWLLKAAAAKNNIELKLRKKK from the coding sequence ATGAAAGGATTTAACCGACAAAATCAATTATTTTCCCTTTGTGGCTTGAACTGTGGGCTTTGCCCCATGTATTTGAGTAAACACTGCCCCGGCTGCGGGGGCGGCGAGGGAAATCAGTCTTGTAAAATTGCAGGATGCAGCATGGAGCATGATGGAGTAGAATACTGCTTTCAGTGCGGCGAATACCCTTGCTCGAAATATGAGCATATTGACGACTATGATTCTTTTATAACACATGGAAATCAAAAGGCCGATATGAAAAAGGCTCATCAGATTGGAATGGAAGCCTATAACGCAGAGCAGGAAGAAAAAGCACGTATCTTGGACATTCTACTTGCCGGCTACAATGACGGGAGGAAAAAGACGCTGTTCTGTGTAGCAGTCAATCTGCTGGATCTGCAAGACCTGCAGGCGGTACTCAGGCAAATTGAGGACAGAGCTGATTTGGAAACGCTGACGCTTAAAGAAAAAAGTGCGTTTGCTGCATGGTTGCTGAAGGCGGCAGCAGCGAAGAACAATATTGAGTTGAAACTGCGAAAGAAAAAGTGA
- a CDS encoding phosphoadenosine phosphosulfate reductase, translating into MNVYDAFLARAHFLFEEFDHIYVSFSGGKDSGLLLNLVLDYRNQHYPERTIGVFHQDFEAQYTVTTEYVERTFERIKDQVEPYWVCLPMATRTALSSYEMYWYPWDDTKKELWVREMPQKEYVINLENNKMTTYRYRMHQEDLAKQFGRWYRDAHDGGKTVCLLGMRADESLHRYSGFLNKKYGYKDTCWISKQFKDVWCASPLYDWSADDVWHATYLFDYDYNRLYDLYYMAGLKPSQMRVASPFNDYAKDALNLYRVIDPEMWCKLVGRVQGANFASIYGKSKAMGYRNITLPEGHTWKSYTKFLLDTLPKRLRNNYVKKFNTSIRFWHETGGGLDESVIQELQEKGYQIRRNGVSNYTLNQKSRIVFVGPIPDHTDDIKSTKDIPSWKRMCYCILKNDHICRFMGFGMTRQQQKRLDMIRRKYKSIEEFDYEV; encoded by the coding sequence ATGAATGTTTATGATGCGTTTTTAGCACGAGCACATTTTCTCTTTGAGGAGTTTGATCATATTTATGTTTCCTTCTCCGGGGGAAAGGACAGCGGTCTGCTGCTCAATCTGGTTCTGGATTACCGGAATCAGCATTATCCGGAAAGAACCATTGGCGTTTTTCATCAGGATTTTGAGGCGCAGTATACGGTGACGACGGAGTATGTGGAACGCACCTTTGAGCGAATCAAGGATCAGGTTGAGCCTTATTGGGTTTGCCTGCCTATGGCCACCAGAACCGCATTAAGCAGCTACGAGATGTACTGGTATCCATGGGATGATACGAAGAAGGAACTTTGGGTTCGGGAGATGCCTCAAAAAGAATACGTCATCAACCTGGAAAATAACAAAATGACTACATACCGTTACCGGATGCACCAGGAGGACTTGGCAAAACAGTTCGGGCGCTGGTACCGGGACGCACATGACGGTGGAAAAACGGTATGCCTGCTTGGAATGCGGGCAGATGAATCCCTGCATCGTTACAGTGGATTTCTGAATAAAAAATACGGGTATAAGGATACCTGCTGGATCAGCAAGCAATTTAAAGATGTCTGGTGTGCCTCCCCTTTATATGACTGGTCTGCGGATGATGTATGGCACGCCACTTATTTATTTGATTACGACTATAACCGCCTGTATGATCTCTATTATATGGCTGGCTTGAAGCCCTCGCAGATGCGTGTGGCCTCCCCGTTTAATGACTATGCGAAGGATGCCTTAAATCTATACCGCGTCATAGACCCGGAGATGTGGTGCAAGCTAGTAGGTCGTGTGCAGGGAGCAAATTTCGCTTCCATTTATGGAAAGAGCAAAGCGATGGGCTACCGGAACATTACTTTGCCGGAGGGGCATACGTGGAAATCCTATACAAAGTTTTTGCTGGATACGCTGCCGAAAAGGCTGCGGAATAATTATGTGAAGAAATTTAACACCTCTATCCGGTTCTGGCACGAGACAGGCGGCGGGTTGGATGAGTCTGTGATTCAGGAGCTTCAGGAGAAAGGGTATCAAATCAGACGAAACGGTGTTTCCAATTATACATTGAACCAAAAATCACGGATTGTATTTGTGGGACCCATACCGGATCACACGGACGATATCAAATCCACAAAGGATATCCCCAGCTGGAAGCGGATGTGTTACTGCATTTTGAAAAATGACCATATCTGCCGCTTCATGGGATTTGGGATGACACGGCAGCAACAGAAACGGTTGGATATGATACGCCGTAAATACAAAAGCATAGAGGAATTCGATTATGAAGTATAA
- a CDS encoding IbrB-like domain-containing protein, whose amino-acid sequence MKYKSPVYNVTAVPIEKVRPNTYNPNKVAPPEMRLLYESIKEDGYTMPVVCYYVKSQDVYLIVDGFHRYQVMMDHPDIYEREQGLLPVSVIEKSIDKRMASTIRHNRARGTHDVDLMSNIVKELHEFGRSDAWISKHLGMDRDEILRLKQITGLATLFKDIKFGEAWRPVEEETAKE is encoded by the coding sequence ATGAAGTATAAAAGCCCAGTTTATAATGTGACAGCTGTTCCAATAGAGAAGGTACGGCCCAATACCTACAATCCAAATAAGGTTGCTCCGCCTGAAATGAGGCTGCTTTATGAGAGCATCAAAGAAGACGGATATACGATGCCGGTCGTATGCTATTATGTAAAATCGCAGGACGTTTATTTGATTGTGGACGGTTTCCACCGGTATCAGGTGATGATGGATCATCCGGATATTTACGAGAGAGAACAGGGATTGCTGCCGGTTTCCGTCATTGAAAAATCGATTGATAAACGAATGGCCAGCACCATTCGCCATAACAGGGCACGAGGCACTCACGATGTGGATCTGATGAGCAACATCGTAAAGGAGCTTCATGAGTTTGGGCGATCAGACGCATGGATCTCAAAGCATTTGGGAATGGATAGAGATGAAATTTTGCGTCTCAAGCAGATTACAGGTCTTGCCACGTTATTCAAGGATATAAAATTTGGAGAGGCGTGGCGCCCTGTAGAGGAAGAGACGGCAAAAGAGTAA
- a CDS encoding MBL fold metallo-hydrolase: MEKWFTIDQIDEDTYIISEYRHWEETHCYLLNGSSRSLLIDTGLGICNIYDEVMKLTNKPVTAVATHIHWDHIGGHKYFPDFYAHAEELSWLNGEFPLTIETIREMVADRCDLPDGYDTGTYEFFQGTPTKVLGGGENIELGGRNIQVLHTPGHAPGHMCFWESDRGYLFTGDLVYKDTLFAYYPSTDPDAYLASLEKISELPVKKVFPAHHSLDIQPEILSRMRNAFRQLREDGKLHHGSGTFDYGDWAVWL; encoded by the coding sequence ATGGAAAAATGGTTCACGATTGATCAGATTGATGAGGATACATATATTATCAGCGAATACCGGCATTGGGAGGAGACGCATTGCTATCTGTTAAATGGCTCCAGCCGCAGCTTATTGATTGATACGGGTCTGGGAATCTGCAATATTTATGATGAAGTAATGAAGCTGACAAATAAGCCTGTTACGGCCGTTGCCACCCATATTCATTGGGATCATATTGGCGGCCATAAGTATTTTCCGGACTTTTATGCCCATGCGGAAGAATTGAGCTGGCTGAACGGTGAGTTCCCGCTGACAATAGAAACAATCAGAGAGATGGTGGCAGACCGCTGCGATTTACCAGACGGTTACGATACAGGCACTTATGAGTTTTTCCAAGGGACGCCAACAAAGGTACTGGGGGGTGGAGAGAATATTGAATTAGGTGGACGGAATATACAGGTATTGCATACCCCGGGCCATGCTCCGGGGCATATGTGTTTCTGGGAATCAGACAGAGGTTATCTGTTTACCGGAGACTTGGTTTACAAGGACACTTTATTTGCCTATTATCCGTCAACAGACCCGGACGCATACCTTGCTTCTCTTGAAAAGATTTCGGAGCTTCCGGTCAAAAAAGTTTTTCCTGCGCATCATAGTTTGGATATTCAGCCGGAGATTTTAAGCAGAATGAGAAATGCGTTCAGGCAGTTACGGGAAGATGGTAAATTACATCACGGCAGCGGTACATTTGACTATGGAGATTGGGCAGTATGGTTATAA
- a CDS encoding VOC family protein has protein sequence MKYVCTVISVADISAARKFYEELFGLEVYQDYGKNIAFTCGLALQQDFDWLVNIPKEKVLKKSNNAEVVFEEQDFDGFLNKLKEYPEIEYLGEVIEHSWGQRVIRFYDLDEHLIEVGEDMQMVVKRFLASGMTMEEVSAKMDVSIEDLTKLLNS, from the coding sequence ATGAAGTATGTATGTACAGTTATATCGGTAGCGGATATCAGCGCCGCAAGAAAGTTTTATGAGGAACTGTTCGGGCTAGAGGTATACCAGGATTACGGAAAGAATATCGCTTTTACCTGCGGTCTGGCATTACAGCAGGATTTTGACTGGCTGGTAAATATACCAAAGGAAAAAGTATTGAAGAAATCCAATAATGCAGAAGTGGTTTTTGAGGAGCAGGATTTCGATGGCTTCCTGAATAAGCTGAAAGAATACCCGGAGATTGAGTATCTGGGAGAAGTTATCGAACATAGCTGGGGGCAGCGTGTAATCCGGTTCTACGATCTGGACGAACATCTCATAGAGGTTGGAGAGGATATGCAGATGGTAGTAAAGCGGTTTCTTGCTTCTGGAATGACTATGGAAGAAGTATCTGCGAAAATGGACGTATCTATTGAGGATTTGACAAAACTTCTGAATAGTTAA
- a CDS encoding ester cyclase has product MKNKDIAKYFYEVIISDNLLDEISKYISEDCIQRIGEKEMFIGIDGMKEHLLALKKTYPDYTMKIIRQYEVDDYVISEFIMKGTHKGEFLGITPTNKVLEITGVDIDKIIDGKIVEHGGATNTFETFFEHHLIKSV; this is encoded by the coding sequence ATGAAAAATAAGGATATTGCAAAATATTTCTATGAAGTTATTATTTCGGATAATTTACTTGATGAAATTTCTAAATATATATCGGAGGACTGCATTCAAAGGATTGGAGAAAAAGAAATGTTCATAGGAATAGACGGAATGAAAGAACACCTATTAGCATTGAAAAAAACTTATCCTGATTACACTATGAAAATTATCCGTCAATATGAAGTAGATGATTATGTTATTTCAGAATTTATTATGAAAGGCACTCATAAGGGAGAATTTCTCGGAATAACACCCACAAATAAGGTTTTGGAAATTACAGGGGTGGATATTGATAAAATTATAGATGGAAAAATCGTGGAACATGGTGGTGCTACAAATACTTTTGAAACTTTTTTTGAACACCATTTGATTAAGTCTGTATGA